A region of the Nodularia sp. LEGE 06071 genome:
TCCACCAATTCTGATTTTAGACGAATCGACAGGTGGACTTGACCCGGTAAGTGAAGCGCAAGTTTTAGATCAATTATTTAAGCATCGTCAGGGAAAAACTACAATTTTAATTACTCATCGCCCTAAAGTAATTAATCGGGCTGATTGGGTCGTTTTGTTGGAAAATGGCAAGTTAAAGGAGCAAGGAAATTTAGCAGATTTGAGCGAAAAACCAGGACAACATTTAGATTTTTTCATCTCTTAATTAGTAGTAATTGGTCTAGAATAATATGCTCTATACTCATAGCGAAAAAATTCTTCCCGCAGTTAGAACTGAGGATTTTCTGCCTCCTGTTAGCATATGGATGTCTTTAGCGGCAGTAAGTCTGATGGGAACGGTTGTTTCTGGTGTGGCGCTGGCTTCATTGGTGCAGTATAACGTCACAGTGAAAACGGCGGCTACTGTTCGTCCTGCCGGAGAAGTTAGACTAGTACAGCCACAAACAGAAGGAATTGTGGAAAATATCTTAGTTCAAGAAAATCAGATTGTTAAAGAAGGAGATGTGATTGCTCGCCTTGATTCTGAGGAATTGCAAATTATCAAGAGTCAATTACAAGGAAATCTCCAACAAAACTATTTACAACTAATTCAAATCAATGCCCAAATTGACTCTTTAGATACTCAGATTATGGCTGAGGAAAGAGTCATAAAACAGACGGTTTTTGCTGCGGAATCTGATTTAGCACGTAATCAAAGAGATTATCAAGAACGACAAGTTGCGACTCAAAATCAATTACAAGCAGCACAAGCTGAATTGCGAAGAACACAAGCAGAATTACTAACAGCTCATGCTGTGGTAGCACAAGCCGAAAAGGAAAGCGCTCGCTACGAGGGATTAGCGAAAAGTGGCGTGGTTAGTTTCAGTCAGTATGAGCAAAAAGCGCTGTTTGTTGATCAAACAAAATCGACGCTGGTAGCCGCCAAAGAAGGTGTGCAGATTGCGGAAACTAAAGTCCGCATAGCCCAATCGGCGATCGATCCTTCTCAGGCGACTGTCGAAATTGCTGAAAACCGGATTGATCAAGAAGCTGCTAGGGGTGAAGCCACTATCGCTACTTTAAAAAAAGAAAAACAAGCTTTAACTCAACGGCGGGTTGATATGCAGAATCAACTCAACCAATTGCAAAAAGAACTTCAACAAGTGCAGAACAAACTGCAAGGTACTATTATTCGTGCTACCAGTGACGGGATTATTTTCAAGCTCAATTTACGCAACCCCGGACAAGTTGTGCGTGCTAGCGAACCTGTGGCAGAAATAGTTCCTCAAAATGCCCCTCTAGAGATTAAAGCGATGATTCCCACTGGAGATATTCAAAAAGTTGAGGTGGGTCAAGAGGTAATCTTACGGGTTGATGCTTGTCCATATCCTGATTATGGCACTCTCAAAGCTGTGGTTAGTAACATATCTCCAGATGTGATGACAATTCCCGGTAATAGCACGGGTGCTGCTGCTACTGCTGCTGCTAGTTTCTTTGAAGCTACTGTACAACCTGAAACGATGACATTTGGGAATGGCGATCGCCAATGTCGAATCCAATCAGGGATGAATACGAAAGCTGACATTATTTCTAAACAGGAGACAGCTTTGCAATTTGTCCT
Encoded here:
- a CDS encoding HlyD family efflux transporter periplasmic adaptor subunit codes for the protein MLYTHSEKILPAVRTEDFLPPVSIWMSLAAVSLMGTVVSGVALASLVQYNVTVKTAATVRPAGEVRLVQPQTEGIVENILVQENQIVKEGDVIARLDSEELQIIKSQLQGNLQQNYLQLIQINAQIDSLDTQIMAEERVIKQTVFAAESDLARNQRDYQERQVATQNQLQAAQAELRRTQAELLTAHAVVAQAEKESARYEGLAKSGVVSFSQYEQKALFVDQTKSTLVAAKEGVQIAETKVRIAQSAIDPSQATVEIAENRIDQEAARGEATIATLKKEKQALTQRRVDMQNQLNQLQKELQQVQNKLQGTIIRATSDGIIFKLNLRNPGQVVRASEPVAEIVPQNAPLEIKAMIPTGDIQKVEVGQEVILRVDACPYPDYGTLKAVVSNISPDVMTIPGNSTGAAATAAASFFEATVQPETMTFGNGDRQCRIQSGMNTKADIISKQETALQFVLRRARLMTDL